The genomic stretch TGAGGTGTTGTCTTGTGTTGTGTCTCTCCTTCTTTCCTCTCCGATTATTCCTCTTTCCTCTGTAAAAtttcaaaaggaaacaaaaataattattcttCAGAAAATCATTTCTGGGTTTCTTCTTCATTTCGGTATATTTGCTTAcctttcatttctttctcttgtatttttatttatcattGTTATAATATATAAATGCTTTTCTCTTGTTTCTGAATGTGCATTGTGTTATTCATGGTATATAAAATGTGTTGTTTTGAATTTTAGATCATGTATATATATGTTCTCTTGTTTACACCACATTCTTGTTTTGTAAGCTTTTATAGTTTcctataatatttttgtttttgttttttcttattttctcatTTGGAACTGTTTCATTGGATTCAGGTACCCTCTAACCcaagtttgaattttttgttctttttttgttttggggtttatatggttttttcttttggaattaGCTTTTGCAAAATTTTAGGGACAATTTGATCTATGAATGCTTTTACTTTGTTGTggtttttcctttttcttctctctctctttctcactTTTTCATATGATTACTTTGGACCATTTAGATTCCTTGTGCATTGTTTCACACATTGCGCCAATTGATTCAAAAATTGATTTTCTTATGGTATTGTTCGGTTCGTACAGGAATAGGACATTAGTAGAACTTGTGTTGGTAATGGATATGGTTGCACTTAATTAATGTAAGGTTCTTCCTATCCTGGGGGGATTTGGATTTGAGATTAGTGTGTAATTCGTTGGGAAATGGAAGATAATTGAGTGATCTTCTCAGAGACTCCGCTCTACTTGTATTCCAATCAAGCGGAGCTACTCTGAGAGAGTACATGTGCAGGCAAGATGATCGATCAATTCATCAATTTTATTATTCGGCCTCCCAGGTTAGAGATTAAATCGATGGTTTATTCTTTCATTTACGTTACACTTTATTGTGTTTGAATTTCAATTGAGTTACAGTTTCGGTGTATGTAATATGTCACATATACAGGGCTCAGTATAATCCAGATCAGTACCTATGGGAAAAGGAATTCATCCTTGCAGGAAAGAAATACCTAAGGAAGGATTTGGAGGCAAGTATGGACATGTTTTGTTTGATACTACAATTCCAATTGATTGTTTTTTAAAGTTACTTAACGGTTACAACTTATTAGTTTCATTAAAACCTTGCAGCTCAAGAATGCTAGAGGATTTACGTTGCAGTGTAGTCATTACCTCCCTTTCTCTGTCCCGGAAGATATTTCTCTTCCTTGTGTTGTATATTGCCATGGAAATAGGTATTCCGTTTTTTGTGCACACTGCTATTGCTTCTCTTAAGAGTCTCTATTCTTCTCTGTATTGAtgtttcatgtttgtatataCGTTCAATTATGCAGTGGATGTAGAGCAGATGCCAATGAAGCTGCGGTGATTCTTCTTCCATCAAATATTACTGTTTTTACGCTTGACTTTTCGGGATCAGGCTTGTCTGATGGTGACCATGTTAGCCTTGGTTGGCATGAAGTAAGTTTCCTTTTCAGTTTCACATGTTACATCTTTCATGGACGGACAATTCAACACATTCATAAACTGGCATGCCTATGAGTGTAATATGTCCGCTCAAGTTTAAGTTAACTTTTCGGTTACTTTTTTTCTCTTCATGTAAACTCTTTTTGTTTCTATCTTCTTATGTCACAGAAAGAAGATCTCAAGATGGTGGTGTCGTatttaagagagaacaaacaaGTATCTCGTATAGGTCTATGGGGACGATCAATGGGTGCTGTCACTTGGTATACATCTTCTAACAACTTGTTTGATTTTAGTATTATGTtctatatatttatattctaaattgcacaaaaaaatgaagaaagaaaacaAAGTCTCCTCTATAAAAGAAGAGAAATTTTGCTTTGTAGAGAGATTGAAAGAATAGACAAAAGATACTGACATACACAAGCATACTTATACACATGAATAGATAGAATGCGAAAGTTTATATGGCTCCGAAGAGGTTTCTAAACCTAAGACTTAAATGCTGAGCCACCTGTATGCGAGATTCTCGCGTGTAATTGACTTCTCATTTTGCTTTGGTATGATATAGCCTTCTTTATGGAGCTGAAGACCCTTCTATTGCTGGAATGGTGTTGGATAGCGCCTTTTCAAACTTATACGGCTTGATGATGGAGCTTGTTGATGTCTATAAAATTCGACTTCCAAAGTTCACTGTAATAATCTCTCCCTCCCCCTCTCTCCCTCCCCACGTCTATCTGAATCTATATGCAGAAGTGATTCTTTAGTTTGGTTAAAAGTTctaatattttattgtatttggTTCATTGTTAGCTTAAAATGGTTGTACAATACATGCGGCGAGTTATTGAGAAGAAAGCAAAGTTTGATATTATGGACCTCAACTGTTTGCAGGTATGGATAAAATTATGATTAAAAAGTACAATACTCGTTGTGGTAACATTTATTTTCTGGCTATACAAATTGTTGAGTAGAGTTATTTCCTTTCCATAACTTTTTTGaagtaattaattaaatgtttACAGGCAGCACCGAAGACATTCATTCCTGTTTTATTTGGACATGCTAACGACGACGATTTCGTTCATCCTCACCATTCTGATCTCATTTCCGAGTCCTATGCGGTACTATTTCAAACATTTGACCTATTCTTAAGCAATTTGCAATTTTGCACTCTCTTCGCATAAACAAAACGTCTTTGGACTCTAAATTTGTAGGGAGATAAAAATACCATAAGATTTGAGGGCGATCACAACTCTACTCGACCACAGATCTTCTACGATTCAGTTTGTATTTTTTTCTATAATGTCCTCCGCCCTCCTCACATTCCTAAAGCTCGTAGATTTGAGACATATTACAGTATGAGGGATTCAAGAGTCGGTTCTGCTGTGGATGAGGTAATTCGGCTTTTATCAGGCGAGTTTTAGTTGAATAATAGACACTAACTTGTTCTTGGTATCTTTCTAGGACGTATTATATGATATAGTCTCTAATTTACGGTCTTCAAGTCTTGATGATGCCGCTTCATCATCTGCTTCTACAACCATTTTAAATTCGATTCTATCCCCGGTAAGTGAAGTTCTTTAAGGAATTTGCTAAAATCACGGTTAGAATAAGACAGCTCTTCAATgagtccgtgttattttcttccAAAAGCTTTTTTGTTTAATTCGCGAATTGCTTGTAATGCAGGAGTCTGAGATTAGAGAAGAAACAACTCATGGCTGTGGTGAACCAGTAGATTCAAAGGTGATTTTAGTAAGTACCATCTCTGAAAAGCTGTTTGTTATCCGCGTGCCGATTTTGTATGCTAATTATTTGTTATCAACCTCATTAGTGGTTTAAGCATATTGATATGTAAGTCCTGAAAATACTTTTGATGATTCTGCAGGATGAGCCAAATTCTCCATTTGAAGATTATTTCTCATATTGTGGCTCAACAAAAGAAAGCTTGGGTGGTGATAATGATTCTGAGGTATTTGCAACACCTTTGGGAAGTATGAGAGAGACATTGGAAGAacaaaaagaagatgaaaagaatcaaaagaagaagaaaaagaagaaagccGAAACAGTCGGAAAGAAACCGAAACCAGACAGGCTTGAGAAGTTGGAGTCCTTTAGTCGACGCCTGCGGCTCTGTATTTTGAGGGGATCTTCCCATCGAAGAAATAAATCCTCTTGATTGCTGTTGTGAGATCTTCATCTAACATTACCGTTTTCATAACATCGATGTAATGATACAGAACATTTTTAAGGCAATCCATGAAATTCAACTTGTATATGTAGCTTGATTCTGTCAAAAAGGAAAAACTTGTATGTAGCATGATTCTTTTCTAGGAAAATATTCTACATGATTTTATGTGCAAATTATTGATTAGTCTTTCTGGCTCGTTTTATGTTTCTAATGCAGCCTCCAACCCTCCATTAATTTATTCGCTATCAACTATCAAATATAAGTTAATCTACTATAAATTAACTTATCAATTATCTACtttatttttaccaaacatagccttaatttTCAAGAAAGTATAGTATTGAAAATGAGTATTTTGAAAGTATAGCATATGATAACCTTTCTATTAACCCAATTCAAATCAATTCTctaaaataatcaaattaaaggCTGTGTATTTAGTCAAGAGTTCAACTgaactaaaatttgaaaatctatgAAGAACAAGTTCCTCCATCAACTAAGAGTAATACATATAACACAAACTAAGATACTGCATATTCTGCAGATTACACCTCCAAATCACATATTCCGGCCACCAAGCTTGTCCAACTCCTCGCCATTTCTAGTAGGCATACCTAAGGCAGAATCAAAGTGATCTCGGCTAAGGAAAACAGTGGTTGGTTGCTGGTATGACGGCAAGCTTGACTCTAGTATCTGATGTGGAAGCATCATGTCTGGATTTGAATACTCTCCTTCCACGCTTACTCGTTGCTTTTTAGCTGATCTCTCGCCGTTAGGACTGTCAGCAGGAGAGCCGACTTGGCAACCGGAATCCGGTGTCATCGGTTCGTGGTGAGATGAAAAAGATTCGACTGAAAGACTCTTTGCTGGTGCATGATCTTTAGCAGCTTTTTCTGGGTCGGGGGTTGCCGGTTCAGTCTTATTGTCTAGTTCTTGTTGGCACATATCTCCTGGAGTTGGTGCTGCAATACCAGAGCCCGGTGCTTCTGAAAGAACCCCGCTGAGTCGCTGTTGCTCTTCGATTatctttttcaaatattttccctGAGCTTCTATCCTTAACTGTAGCTGTCTCTGCACCTGTTTCACGATGAATAAACAACAGTTACAACCTTGACATAATACATAGTTGACGGATCAGTTCGACAAGGAGGTATACCTCTAATTGTTCGTGTAGACGCTTCTGCACCTCCATTTGAAGCTTTAGTGCTTCATTAATTTGCATTCCCCTTAAGACATTTaacattagttatttatttataccGCCAAGAACTCATCAAAACAAATCAAGATCCTTTGATACAAAaagtaatagattttttcccgctAACAGGTTTTGAGGCATTGAATGCCTAACAAAAACAGAaacttttattatcaataagcTTCCTTGTATACTTATGATAACCCAAAAGCAAAAAAAGGAAGCTATACTCACGATGAACCATCTAGATTGGAAAGCATATCCCCCGTTTCTTTCTTGTCGGCTTTTTTCCCTTCTATTGACAGTTAAGAGTTATCAACGAATTTAACGGTGAAATCAAAGTAAAAAGGAAGTTTAATACTTTAAATGGACTGAGAACAACAAATCAGTAAGGCCaagtattattatatatatgaacatatgaAAGTGTAAAACAATGGAAATCAGATTGACGTACCATCGGATGAGGATTCAGGTAAGTATTTTGCTAATCGGTATTTCTGTATGCAACAAAAAAGTAGAATGAACACTAAGAAAATGAGAATAATGGAAATCAAGTTAAGAGGCGCTAAAGTGCACATTACCTGCAAATGGCTCTTAACATGGTAAATGGTTAAGCCTTGTACACCCATAACTCTGAGAACACCTTTGGGTGTGGCACCTAGGGAAAAGAAAATTTAGAGATTTAGAAAACTGTTACGATAAGGAAAGTTAAAGCTTGATATATTCTTCGTCCAAATTAGGATATTGAGCCAACAAATGTAACCAATTCTACACAATACATTTTCAGCTAATGAAAAAGGGGTATATATACTCACGATCGGGCCCACCAAGTTGAGCCACAGCATCAACAAATCGTTCATGTAGCTCATGTGTCCAGCGCAAACGTTGTTTTGAGTTGTTGGCAAGACTGTTTCCTCCACTACCAGCATCCATTGCGCTCCTACCACAATCTATGTTTTGATCATGAACTAATGAATTGCTTCCAATTAAACTCGAATTAGGAACATTCTTTGGATGATACATTGGTCATTTATCTGACAGCACACAAAAAAGTGAACCGAATTttaataatatgaaaattaataCAAGCATCtctaacttaattgcatatcgtATTTGGATATCAACATGATCTGATTTCAATTCTTAATCAGAATCAGCTCAACTCTCATTAATTTTCCTGAAAACCAATGGTTCATTTGACCATAATTTAATAGATTAACACACCAGTGACTTCCATCAAACAGCAGTATCCATCATTCATAGTTTTCTTGCAAACTAGCATTAGTGAACCCGTGCATGCGAAATCACGGTAAGGTGAAACCAAATATCATGCAGGAATCTAAATAATTCTAAGATGACACATTTCACAATGGATCATAACTTTAACAATAGTGAATGGAATAGAAGTCTTCTCTATCTAAAGcatctttctttatttctttcttcatttctttCATAAGGCGAGTCTTGAGAAAAAAGTCAAGCCTCGTAAAATAGACACACTAATACCATGTCTAAGAAATTTAAACTCGGTCAATTAAGAACTAGGTAAAACTTCTCATATTTTCAGTTGGCAAAAGTAAAATATATAAGAATGCGTAAGGCAAAGCAACAGAAAGTTTGAACTGAATTCAATATCTAGACACAAGACAATGAACAAGCTAGCACCATCTAAGATTTTGGACTCAAGTAGCAAAATATCTATAAAGTTCCCTTCAAATATCATCTAATTACAGCTATAACTAAATTACCATTGGTCTAGGCAATATTCTTTCTCTAGCACAGACAACCCTCagcccccaaaccctaaaaaaaggagttgaaattagaaattgatttttgttttatttgtatatGTCATTTTTTCTTATCCATTAATAAAGTTACATAGAAGGCAAACGGACAACAAACTGCACATGCGCCTCTAAGATACCACGTATAATATACGtaaaattaaattttcaattATCTAGCTAACATGAGTGAACTAGGAAACAGAGTTAAAGTTGACAACTTTTCATCACATTAATAAGTTAATAAGTCTAAATATCAGATAATTTGTCACACCctaaatatgttaaaaaaatgCAATACTAACAGCAATTGGGATTAAGACCCACAACAGAAAGAAAGGGGTAAAAACCAGTAAAACCTCCACAATAGCACCAAGAGGTGAAAAGTTTACATCTTTGACACCAACTCTGAAGAATTCCCAATTTCTCATGACCAAGCATAGAACTTCACAAAAGAAAAGGGCAACATAAAAATTGAAGTGA from Vicia villosa cultivar HV-30 ecotype Madison, WI linkage group LG4, Vvil1.0, whole genome shotgun sequence encodes the following:
- the LOC131597989 gene encoding uncharacterized protein LOC131597989; protein product: MWFGDEPSKRRIWRQLKNARGFTLQCSHYLPFSVPEDISLPCVVYCHGNSGCRADANEAAVILLPSNITVFTLDFSGSGLSDGDHVSLGWHEKEDLKMVVSYLRENKQVSRIGLWGRSMGAVTCLLYGAEDPSIAGMVLDSAFSNLYGLMMELVDVYKIRLPKFTLKMVVQYMRRVIEKKAKFDIMDLNCLQAAPKTFIPVLFGHANDDDFVHPHHSDLISESYAGDKNTIRFEGDHNSTRPQIFYDSVCIFFYNVLRPPHIPKARRFETYYSMRDSRVGSAVDEDVLYDIVSNLRSSSLDDAASSSASTTILNSILSPESEIREETTHGCGEPVDSKDEPNSPFEDYFSYCGSTKESLGGDNDSEVFATPLGSMRETLEEQKEDEKNQKKKKKKKAETVGKKPKPDRLEKLESFSRRLRLCILRGSSHRRNKSS
- the LOC131595353 gene encoding myb family transcription factor PHL7-like, with amino-acid sequence MYHPKNVPNSSLIGSNSLVHDQNIDCGRSAMDAGSGGNSLANNSKQRLRWTHELHERFVDAVAQLGGPDRATPKGVLRVMGVQGLTIYHVKSHLQKYRLAKYLPESSSDEGKKADKKETGDMLSNLDGSSGMQINEALKLQMEVQKRLHEQLEVQRQLQLRIEAQGKYLKKIIEEQQRLSGVLSEAPGSGIAAPTPGDMCQQELDNKTEPATPDPEKAAKDHAPAKSLSVESFSSHHEPMTPDSGCQVGSPADSPNGERSAKKQRVSVEGEYSNPDMMLPHQILESSLPSYQQPTTVFLSRDHFDSALGMPTRNGEELDKLGGRNM